In the genome of Vanacampus margaritifer isolate UIUO_Vmar chromosome 1, RoL_Vmar_1.0, whole genome shotgun sequence, one region contains:
- the LOC144035384 gene encoding mitochondrial carnitine/acylcarnitine carrier protein-like, translating to MGDEPRVSPLKNFVAGGVGGACLLLAGHPLDTIKVRLQTQPKASPLSSYVVYTGTFDCFRKTISKEGILGLYKGMGAPLVGVAPMMAISFFGFGFGKQLQQTDPSQELTHAQIFLSGCLAGVFTTVIVAPGERIKCLLQVQAGGGPSKYSGPLDCAARLYKEQGIRSVYKGTLLTLIRDVPSNGLYFLTYEYLKKFLTPEGQSVSQLGAASILLAGGVAGLLNWTIALPPDVLKSNFQTAADGKYRGLVDVLRTLLREEGAKALYKGFNAVFLRAFPANAACFLGFEVALKGLNWLAPGW from the exons ATGGGGGACGAGCCAAGAGTTTCTCCCCTCAAGAACTTCGTGGCCGGGGGCGTCGGCGGAGCGTGTCTGCTGCTGGCCGGACACCCGCTGGACACCATCAAG GTGAGACTCCAGACTCAGCCCAAAGCCTCTCCGCTCTCTAGCTATGTCGTCTACACGGGAACCTTTGACTGTTTTCGCAAGACCATCTCCAAAGAG ggcaTCCTGGGCCTGTACAAAGGGATGGGTGCTCCGCTAGTGGGTGTGGCGCCCATGATGGCAATCAGTTTCTTCGGCTTCGGTTTCGGGAAGCAGCTCCAGCAGACGGACCCCAGCCAAGAGCTAAC GCATGCTCAGATATTCCTGTCAGGATGTCTGGCGGGGGTCTTCACCACAGTGATCGTGGCTCCGGGAGAGAGGATTAAATGCTTACTGCAG GTTCAGGCTGGTGGCGGCCCGTCCAAATATTCGGGTCCTCTTGACTGCGCCGCGCGTCTCTACAAGGAACAGGGCATCCGCAGCGTCTACAAAGGGACGCTGCTGACACTTATTAGAG ATGTGCCTTCCAATGGTCTCTATTTTCTGACGTATGAATACCTGAAAAAGTTCCTGACTCCAGAAGGTCAAAG CGTTTCTCAGCTTGGCGCCGCCTCCATCCTGCTCGCTGGCGGCGTGGCTGGACTCTTGAACTGGACCATCGCGCTTCCCCCAGATGTCCTCAAGTCCAACTTTCAGACAG CCGCAGACGGCAAGTACAGAGGTCTGGTGGACGTCTTGAGGACGCTGCTTCGAGAAGAAGGAGCCAAAGCGCTCTACAAAGGTTTCAACGCCGTCTTCCTCCGAGCCTTCCCCGCCAACGCC GCATGTTTCTTGGGCTTCGAAGTGGCCTTAAAGGGTTTGAACTGGCTGGCACCCGGCTGGTGA